A window of the Acidobacteriaceae bacterium genome harbors these coding sequences:
- a CDS encoding TetR/AcrR family transcriptional regulator, which produces MAEIGRPRSQAAHDAVLKAALRLVTKRGFRSVSVNDIAAEAGVGKMTLYRHWPNKAALVMDSLLALIGSETDFPDTGNALERLRQQLDLQAAFFRSARGNLIRSLVAEAQSDPQLSIAFRERWLDPRREGVRNIMRAAVAEGSLRSDIDVDAAIDLLYGSLYYRLLLGSGTFEEPFLDNVYRQFLDGHAVISKKIHPKVRA; this is translated from the coding sequence TTGGCGGAGATAGGGCGACCACGAAGCCAGGCAGCGCATGACGCGGTACTCAAGGCAGCTCTGCGTCTCGTCACGAAGCGGGGATTCAGGTCTGTAAGCGTAAACGATATCGCAGCTGAGGCCGGTGTCGGGAAAATGACTCTTTATCGGCATTGGCCAAACAAGGCAGCTTTGGTGATGGACTCGCTCTTGGCTCTAATCGGAAGCGAGACCGATTTCCCTGACACGGGAAACGCCCTGGAACGCCTGCGGCAGCAACTGGACTTGCAGGCGGCCTTTTTTCGGAGTGCACGAGGCAATCTCATCCGTTCTCTCGTGGCTGAAGCGCAGTCCGACCCCCAGCTTTCAATCGCATTTCGCGAGCGCTGGCTTGATCCTCGCCGTGAAGGCGTGCGCAACATCATGAGGGCCGCCGTCGCGGAGGGATCTTTACGTAGCGACATCGACGTTGACGCCGCGATTGATCTTTTATACGGATCACTCTACTACCGCCTGCTGCTTGGTTCAGGCACGTTCGAAGAACCCTTTCTTGATAACGTGTACCGCCAGTTTCTAGACGGACACGCAGTCATCAGCAAGAAAATCCACCCTAAAGTGCGGGCTTAG
- a CDS encoding oxidoreductase, producing the protein MDKVVVVTGVSSGLGKAFAIALLQAGFKVVGTVRKQEAVEEFERLQTGAAFARVLDVTDAPEKLSSMVEEIEEHVGPVYALINNAGYGHEGTLEESSMEELRQQFEVNVFGAVGMMKAVLPFMRARREGRILNVTSMGGLMTMPGLSYYHGSKFALEGISSSLAKEVRPLGIFVTAVEPGMFRTDWAGRSMVRSERKIPDYDAIFDPIRAARQARNGNQPGDPAKAGKAIATLLVSPEPPLHLLLGSDAFDFVQKELETLRGEFSSWEPLTRSTNFQQTA; encoded by the coding sequence ATGGACAAAGTAGTCGTTGTCACTGGCGTCAGTAGCGGATTAGGCAAGGCATTCGCCATTGCTTTGCTTCAGGCGGGATTCAAAGTTGTGGGAACTGTACGGAAACAGGAGGCAGTAGAAGAGTTCGAGCGGCTTCAGACGGGTGCAGCGTTCGCACGTGTTCTTGACGTGACGGACGCCCCGGAAAAACTTTCCTCCATGGTGGAAGAAATCGAAGAACACGTTGGGCCGGTCTACGCATTGATCAACAACGCGGGCTACGGACATGAAGGAACGTTGGAAGAAAGCTCGATGGAGGAACTTCGCCAGCAGTTTGAGGTCAATGTTTTCGGGGCTGTTGGGATGATGAAGGCCGTGCTTCCTTTTATGCGCGCACGCCGCGAGGGCCGGATTCTCAATGTAACTTCCATGGGCGGCTTGATGACCATGCCCGGACTCTCGTATTACCACGGTAGCAAGTTTGCCCTGGAGGGCATTTCCTCCTCGCTCGCTAAAGAGGTAAGGCCTCTGGGGATTTTCGTGACTGCTGTTGAACCAGGCATGTTCCGTACTGACTGGGCTGGCCGTTCGATGGTGCGTTCAGAACGCAAGATACCTGATTACGATGCGATCTTCGATCCTATCCGGGCTGCACGGCAAGCGAGGAACGGCAACCAGCCGGGCGATCCGGCAAAGGCCGGAAAGGCAATCGCAACCCTTCTGGTGTCCCCAGAGCCACCTCTGCATCTATTGCTGGGATCGGATGCTTTTGACTTTGTGCAGAAGGAGTTGGAGACACTTCGCGGTGAGTTTTCAAGCTGGGAGCCTCTCACGCGATCCACCAACTTCCAACAAACGGCATAA